In a genomic window of Streptomyces sp. NBC_01231:
- a CDS encoding IS110 family transposase: MQVTCGIDWAEDHHDVAVVDRDARLLGKLRVSDDAAGFQDLLRLLAEHGDTPDEPIPIAIETSRGLMVACLRASGRQVFAINPMAVARYRDRHAVSRKKSDHQDAVVLANILRTDAEHHRPLPGDTELVKAIAVLARAQQDAVWDRTRAHNRLRSHLREYYPAVLEAFADKREKLLAREARAILAIAPTQAKAAKLARSKLKAAVKQAGRQRRIEAETDRLLEVFRRTWLRQPALVETAMGHQTLALLGQLEAACKACDELASATEELFLQHPDAEIITSFPGLAALTGARLLAEIGDDRTRFDTARDLKAYAGSAPVTRESAKSRRVSHRRIKNSRLAATGRHWAFAALTASIGAHDHYNRRRETGDRYYAALRNLFNRMLGQLHHCLTTHQRFDEAIAFAPPKPSPLAAAA, from the coding sequence ATGCAGGTGACCTGCGGAATCGACTGGGCCGAAGACCATCATGACGTGGCGGTGGTTGACCGCGACGCTCGCCTGCTCGGCAAGCTCAGGGTCAGCGACGACGCGGCGGGCTTCCAGGACCTGCTCCGTCTGCTCGCCGAACACGGCGACACTCCCGACGAACCGATCCCGATCGCGATCGAGACCTCGCGCGGACTCATGGTGGCCTGTCTGCGGGCCTCCGGGCGCCAAGTGTTCGCGATCAACCCAATGGCCGTGGCACGCTACCGGGACCGGCACGCCGTCTCCCGCAAAAAGTCCGACCACCAGGACGCCGTCGTCCTGGCGAACATCCTACGGACCGACGCAGAGCATCACCGTCCTCTGCCGGGCGACACTGAGCTGGTCAAGGCGATCGCCGTCCTCGCCAGAGCCCAGCAGGACGCGGTCTGGGACCGCACCCGCGCCCACAACCGCCTGCGCTCGCACCTGCGCGAGTACTACCCGGCAGTCCTCGAAGCATTTGCCGACAAGCGCGAGAAGCTACTGGCGCGAGAGGCTCGAGCGATCCTGGCGATCGCGCCCACACAGGCCAAAGCCGCCAAGCTCGCCCGCAGCAAGCTCAAAGCCGCCGTCAAACAGGCCGGCCGCCAGCGCCGGATCGAAGCCGAGACCGACCGCCTGCTCGAGGTGTTCCGCCGGACCTGGCTTCGTCAGCCGGCCTTGGTGGAAACGGCGATGGGACACCAAACCCTTGCCTTGCTCGGCCAGCTCGAAGCCGCCTGCAAGGCCTGTGATGAGCTGGCGAGCGCCACCGAGGAGCTCTTCCTGCAGCACCCCGACGCGGAGATCATCACGAGCTTCCCGGGTCTCGCCGCGCTCACCGGCGCCCGACTCCTCGCCGAAATCGGCGACGACCGCACCCGGTTCGACACAGCCCGCGATCTGAAGGCTTACGCCGGAAGCGCCCCCGTGACCCGCGAGTCCGCCAAAAGCCGCCGCGTCAGCCACCGCCGGATCAAGAACAGCCGCCTGGCCGCAACCGGCCGGCACTGGGCTTTCGCCGCACTCACTGCCTCAATCGGCGCCCACGACCACTACAACCGCCGAAGGGAGACCGGCGATCGCTACTACGCGGCTCTCCGGAACCTCTTCAACCGCATGCTCGGCCAGCTCCACCACTGCCTGACCACCCACCAGAGGTTCGACGAAGCGATCGCATTCGCCCCACCAAAGCCCTCACCACTCGCCGCAGCCGCTTGA
- a CDS encoding IS5 family transposase, with protein MGRGDLTDEQWVVLEPLLPKGTKAGRPPVWPRRQLIDGIRFRVRTGVPWRDVPVEYGPWSRIYDLFRRWQRDGTWHRVLTQLQTLADAKGAITWDLSVDSTVCRAHQHAAGARKQGDLQKEPPGGVFTEPVDHGLGRSRGGFTTKLHLAVEQGQKPMSIVVTAGQRGDSPQFEAVMEKVRVPRNGVGRPRIRPDRVRADKTPHAAIGSSGCGEW; from the coding sequence ATGGGTCGGGGAGATCTCACGGATGAACAGTGGGTGGTGCTGGAGCCGTTGTTGCCAAAGGGGACCAAGGCGGGGCGGCCGCCTGTTTGGCCGCGGCGGCAGCTGATCGACGGCATACGGTTCCGGGTCCGTACCGGCGTCCCCTGGCGGGACGTACCCGTCGAGTACGGGCCGTGGAGTCGGATCTACGACCTGTTCCGCCGATGGCAGCGGGACGGCACCTGGCACCGAGTTCTCACCCAGCTCCAGACCCTGGCCGACGCGAAGGGTGCGATCACGTGGGATCTGAGCGTCGACTCCACGGTGTGTCGCGCTCATCAGCATGCGGCCGGGGCCCGAAAGCAGGGCGACTTGCAGAAGGAACCGCCGGGTGGTGTGTTCACGGAGCCCGTTGATCACGGACTGGGGCGCTCGCGCGGCGGGTTCACCACCAAACTGCACCTGGCTGTCGAGCAGGGACAGAAGCCCATGTCAATCGTGGTGACGGCTGGGCAGCGCGGCGACTCGCCGCAGTTCGAGGCCGTGATGGAGAAAGTTCGCGTGCCCCGCAATGGGGTGGGCCGGCCGCGCATCCGACCCGACCGCGTGCGCGCTGACAAGACACCCCATGCAGCTATCGGGTCAAGCGGCTGCGGCGAGTGGTGA
- a CDS encoding fumarylacetoacetate hydrolase family protein, which produces MRFVTYTHPEDGERAGVLDGDLIHALEPGIRLLDLLGDDGEHLDAAGRYALTDPRQVRKTGEVTLLAPIPQPPTVRDFMVFEQHVEGVAKLTDPQATVPARWYEAPAFYFTNPYAIIGPDTSVPIAPGSTAFDLELEVAAVIGRAGTNLTPEQAEAHIAGYTILIDWSARDIQFSEMQVPLGPVKGKDTASTLGPALVTPDELASARRGTSFDLAMTASVNGTLIGQDSLASMAFSFAEMAAYSSRGTWVKPGDVLGSGTCGGGCLAELWGRHGRDAHPPLTSGDTVTVTVERLGTITTRIA; this is translated from the coding sequence GTGCGCTTTGTCACCTACACCCACCCCGAGGACGGCGAACGTGCTGGCGTCCTCGACGGCGACCTCATCCACGCCCTGGAGCCCGGTATACGCCTGCTGGACCTGCTCGGCGACGACGGCGAACACCTCGATGCCGCCGGCCGGTACGCCCTGACCGACCCCCGCCAGGTCCGAAAGACCGGCGAGGTCACTTTGTTGGCGCCCATCCCGCAGCCGCCCACCGTTCGCGACTTCATGGTCTTCGAGCAGCACGTTGAGGGCGTCGCCAAGCTCACCGATCCGCAGGCCACCGTTCCCGCACGCTGGTATGAGGCGCCCGCCTTCTACTTCACCAACCCCTACGCGATCATCGGCCCCGATACATCGGTCCCGATCGCCCCTGGCAGCACCGCCTTCGACCTTGAACTCGAAGTGGCCGCCGTCATCGGCCGCGCCGGCACGAATCTCACCCCGGAACAGGCCGAGGCCCACATCGCCGGGTACACCATCCTGATCGACTGGTCCGCCCGCGACATCCAGTTCTCCGAGATGCAGGTGCCCCTCGGCCCCGTCAAGGGCAAGGACACCGCCTCCACCCTCGGCCCCGCCCTGGTCACGCCGGACGAACTCGCCTCCGCCCGCCGCGGTACGTCCTTCGACCTGGCCATGACCGCGTCCGTCAACGGCACTCTGATCGGGCAGGACAGCCTCGCCTCCATGGCCTTCTCCTTCGCCGAGATGGCCGCGTACTCCTCCCGCGGCACCTGGGTCAAACCCGGTGACGTCCTCGGCTCCGGCACCTGCGGCGGCGGCTGCCTCGCCGAACTCTGGGGCCGCCACGGCCGCGACGCCCATCCCCCGCTCACCTCAGGCGACACCGTCACCGTCACCGTGGAACGCCTCGGCACCATCACCACGCGCATCGCCTGA
- a CDS encoding MBL fold metallo-hydrolase has product MPAEPATPAQRRPLASAASVPKPRNHPGHQQAYLMEVASGVHTWIQPEGTWWLNNTGAVVGADGVVLIDTCATAERTRAFLAAVADASADAPLMAAVTTHAHGDHCHGNALLPPHVPILAHPETRETILADTVLTALPPIWAPAPDWGIARHRPPNVTVDGEATLHTGSRRIEIRHPGHTAHTPGDLIAWLSDEGVLFAGDLLFHQVTPMVLTGSVEGALRSLDWLAAFGAQAIVPGHGPLVTRDELDIVLDAHARYYRTIQRIARDGRTRGLTPLQAARDCDLGEFADWPEPERIVLNLHSAYADADGTTIDPIAAFTDAVTLNGGPLACAL; this is encoded by the coding sequence ATGCCAGCCGAACCGGCCACGCCGGCACAGCGCCGACCCCTCGCGTCGGCTGCGTCGGTGCCGAAGCCGCGCAACCACCCCGGTCACCAACAGGCGTACCTGATGGAGGTCGCCTCCGGGGTGCACACCTGGATCCAGCCGGAGGGCACCTGGTGGCTGAACAACACGGGTGCCGTGGTGGGCGCGGACGGTGTCGTCCTGATCGACACCTGCGCGACGGCCGAGCGCACACGCGCCTTTCTCGCGGCCGTCGCCGACGCCTCGGCCGACGCGCCGCTCATGGCCGCCGTCACCACCCACGCGCACGGCGACCACTGTCACGGCAACGCCCTGCTGCCCCCGCACGTGCCCATCCTGGCCCACCCGGAGACCCGCGAGACGATCCTCGCCGACACCGTGCTGACCGCTCTGCCCCCGATCTGGGCCCCCGCACCGGACTGGGGCATCGCCCGGCACCGCCCGCCCAACGTGACCGTCGACGGCGAAGCGACCCTGCACACCGGCAGCCGACGCATCGAGATCCGCCACCCCGGACACACCGCCCACACCCCCGGCGACCTGATCGCCTGGCTCTCCGACGAGGGCGTGCTGTTCGCCGGCGATCTGCTCTTCCATCAGGTCACCCCCATGGTGCTGACCGGGTCGGTGGAGGGCGCCCTGCGCTCGCTGGACTGGCTCGCCGCGTTCGGGGCCCAGGCCATCGTCCCCGGCCACGGGCCGCTGGTCACCAGGGACGAACTCGACATCGTCCTGGACGCCCACGCCCGCTACTACCGCACCATCCAGCGCATCGCCCGCGACGGCCGCACCCGCGGCCTGACCCCGCTGCAGGCCGCCCGCGACTGCGACCTGGGCGAGTTCGCCGACTGGCCCGAACCCGAGCGCATCGTGCTCAACCTGCACAGCGCCTACGCCGACGCCGACGGGACCACCATCGACCCCATCGCCGCGTTCACCGACGCCGTCACGCTTAACGGCGGCCCCCTGGCCTGCGCCTTGTGA
- a CDS encoding alpha/beta hydrolase, protein MPYTFAVDPAELIAERTPQWTLLGTDPAVLEEMSRRIHDLWADGPGGWVHEWSALAGQAEKEGDLLRASRLYGIAKFPVLGTAAHARAHENHLRTFLQASESFEVPFQRQVIGVHFRGQDVEVPIHLYLAEDLPADAPLVLVFSGVDTWKAEVHPNAVMTARTVGARVATVDMAGTGESPVANGPDGEQYIGAVLDWLRRRFPEARSVGAFGFSFAGHWTIKLALCRMVDAAVSVGGIVDTGFSPEAQARLRFGMPGIVGNSLHLDAEPSTAEYQATMGEFSLRRQGLLDDWGSDPVPLLYVNGDQDQHVPAEDPKPLESRPNTVVRLVPGGNHCAVNKAREVFPETLQWLRDHLV, encoded by the coding sequence ATGCCGTACACCTTCGCAGTCGATCCCGCCGAGCTCATCGCGGAGCGCACGCCGCAATGGACCCTGCTCGGCACCGATCCGGCCGTCCTGGAGGAGATGTCCCGTCGCATCCACGATCTGTGGGCCGACGGCCCCGGAGGCTGGGTGCACGAGTGGTCCGCGCTCGCCGGGCAGGCGGAGAAGGAAGGTGATCTGCTGCGGGCCAGTCGCCTGTACGGCATTGCCAAGTTCCCCGTCCTCGGCACTGCCGCCCATGCCCGCGCACACGAGAACCACCTGCGCACCTTCCTGCAGGCCTCCGAGAGCTTCGAGGTGCCCTTCCAGCGACAGGTGATCGGCGTCCACTTCCGCGGACAGGACGTCGAGGTGCCCATCCACCTCTACCTTGCCGAAGACCTACCTGCCGACGCCCCGCTCGTGCTGGTCTTCAGCGGGGTGGACACCTGGAAGGCCGAGGTGCATCCGAACGCCGTCATGACGGCGCGGACGGTGGGTGCGCGGGTGGCCACCGTCGACATGGCCGGCACCGGGGAGTCGCCGGTCGCCAACGGGCCCGACGGCGAGCAGTACATCGGCGCGGTCCTGGACTGGCTGCGTCGCCGCTTCCCCGAGGCACGCTCGGTGGGCGCGTTCGGCTTCAGCTTCGCCGGGCACTGGACGATCAAGCTCGCCCTGTGCCGGATGGTCGACGCCGCGGTGAGCGTCGGTGGGATCGTCGACACCGGCTTCAGTCCCGAAGCCCAGGCCCGGCTGCGTTTCGGCATGCCCGGGATCGTCGGCAACTCCCTGCACCTCGACGCCGAGCCGAGCACCGCCGAGTACCAGGCCACCATGGGCGAGTTCTCCCTGCGCCGGCAGGGGCTTCTGGACGACTGGGGCAGCGACCCCGTGCCGCTGCTGTACGTCAACGGAGACCAGGACCAGCACGTACCGGCCGAGGACCCCAAGCCGCTCGAAAGCCGCCCGAACACCGTCGTCCGACTCGTGCCGGGCGGCAACCACTGCGCCGTGAACAAGGCCCGGGAGGTCTTCCCCGAGACGCTGCAGTGGCTCCGCGACCACCTGGTCTGA
- the ltrA gene encoding group II intron reverse transcriptase/maturase yields the protein MQHALYRAAKAGPGRRFHALGDKVHRRDVLRRAWVTVRRNNGAPGIDATTLADVEEYGVDRLLDEVAAELREGRWRPLPARRVFIPKPGVAEQRPLSIPSVRDRIVQAALKIVLEPVFEADMLPCSFGFRPRRGAHDALQVLVDEAWRGRRWVVETDIANCFEAIGHEKLMQAVEERVVDRSVLKLLRAMLRAGVISPLLANVYLHRLDRAWSTRDHGVLVRYADDAVVMCASREQAEAALERLRGLLAELGLEPKAAKTRIVHLQVDGEGLDFLGFHHRWVTSRPRGNRRPVAFLARWPSARAMQHARDRIRELTDRRRLLRPVKVIVEDVNAFLRGWAAYFRFGNSAHVFDQIGSYARMRIGGFLAKKHRRTRKFGWAVVAFAAQDSLGLIALHGTVVAPRPFRDWRGRPNAGGERRR from the coding sequence TTGCAGCATGCGCTCTACCGGGCGGCCAAGGCCGGTCCCGGACGACGGTTCCACGCGCTGGGGGACAAGGTCCACCGCAGGGACGTCCTGAGGCGCGCGTGGGTGACGGTGCGTCGCAACAACGGCGCGCCGGGCATTGACGCCACCACTCTGGCTGACGTTGAGGAGTACGGCGTTGACCGTCTCCTTGATGAGGTGGCCGCGGAACTGCGGGAAGGCCGCTGGCGGCCGTTGCCCGCGCGCCGGGTGTTCATTCCGAAGCCCGGCGTGGCGGAGCAGAGGCCGTTGTCGATTCCTTCGGTTCGCGACCGGATCGTGCAGGCCGCGTTGAAGATCGTGCTCGAGCCGGTCTTCGAGGCCGACATGCTTCCGTGCTCGTTCGGGTTCAGGCCCAGGCGCGGAGCACACGATGCCCTCCAGGTCCTCGTGGATGAGGCGTGGCGGGGCAGGCGTTGGGTGGTGGAGACGGATATCGCCAACTGCTTTGAGGCGATTGGTCATGAGAAGTTGATGCAGGCGGTCGAGGAACGCGTCGTGGACCGGTCGGTCCTCAAGCTCCTGCGCGCGATGCTGCGGGCCGGGGTCATCTCCCCGCTGCTGGCCAATGTCTATCTGCACCGGCTGGACCGGGCGTGGTCGACACGGGATCACGGGGTGCTGGTGCGCTATGCCGACGACGCGGTGGTGATGTGCGCCAGCCGCGAGCAGGCCGAAGCCGCCCTGGAGCGGCTGCGGGGCCTGCTGGCCGAACTCGGCCTGGAGCCGAAGGCGGCCAAGACCAGGATCGTGCACCTGCAAGTGGACGGCGAGGGGCTCGACTTCCTCGGCTTCCACCATCGGTGGGTCACGTCCCGGCCGCGCGGCAACCGGCGTCCGGTTGCCTTCCTCGCCCGCTGGCCCTCGGCAAGGGCGATGCAGCACGCCCGCGACCGGATCCGTGAACTCACGGACCGGCGCAGGCTGCTGCGGCCGGTCAAGGTGATCGTGGAGGACGTGAACGCGTTCCTGCGCGGATGGGCTGCGTATTTCCGGTTCGGGAACTCGGCCCACGTCTTTGACCAGATCGGCTCGTACGCGCGGATGCGGATCGGCGGGTTCCTCGCCAAGAAGCACCGGCGCACCAGGAAGTTCGGCTGGGCGGTGGTTGCCTTCGCCGCCCAGGACTCCCTGGGACTGATCGCCCTGCACGGAACCGTTGTTGCACCCAGACCCTTCCGGGACTGGCGGGGTAGGCCGAATGCCGGTGGTGAACGGCGTCGGTGA
- a CDS encoding TetR/AcrR family transcriptional regulator has product MTRTSAAARTSADPAEQPLGRRERQRLKIRTAILDAALELFAEQGYAATTFDQIAERVDLARRTVFNHFPRKRDMLDVWAAERRELVVARLAQDEVRQAHARRQLELQMDALAEANEQDPRMARVISLGWLSELGTFESAFPIFDTFRDSVLLGQETGDFRPTPSSEAVAEVLSACYTDTLHRWLQAGQHADTRFLLAPALRAKLDLILDGLMAPGT; this is encoded by the coding sequence ATGACCCGGACGTCCGCGGCCGCCAGGACCTCCGCAGATCCGGCCGAGCAGCCGCTCGGCCGCAGAGAGCGGCAACGCCTCAAGATCCGCACGGCGATCCTGGACGCCGCCCTTGAACTCTTCGCAGAGCAGGGGTACGCGGCGACGACCTTCGACCAGATCGCCGAACGAGTAGACCTCGCTCGCCGAACGGTCTTCAACCACTTCCCCCGCAAGCGGGACATGCTGGACGTGTGGGCGGCCGAGCGCCGCGAGCTCGTCGTGGCCCGGCTAGCGCAGGACGAAGTCCGGCAGGCCCACGCCCGCCGTCAACTCGAACTCCAGATGGACGCCCTGGCCGAGGCCAACGAGCAGGACCCCAGGATGGCCCGCGTAATCTCCCTGGGCTGGCTCAGCGAACTGGGCACGTTCGAGAGTGCCTTCCCGATCTTCGACACCTTCCGCGACAGCGTCCTGCTCGGCCAGGAGACCGGCGACTTCCGGCCCACACCCTCCTCGGAGGCCGTCGCGGAAGTCCTCAGTGCCTGCTACACCGACACCCTCCACCGCTGGCTCCAGGCAGGACAGCACGCGGACACGCGATTCCTCCTAGCTCCGGCACTGCGGGCGAAACTGGACCTGATCCTCGACGGCCTGATGGCACCCGGGACCTGA
- a CDS encoding cupin domain-containing protein yields the protein MREAERQGIVHGAESDPARKGKAPTPTCQPVQRHDEGEWGDGANWSERLLDETYGSGYVRTLVLRLERAGKAPESVAPHAAGTLHHVYVITGKLRTGPLTEPVDLAVGDFVRFPGDVPHRHVCLSERVVAHVVTTLPQVRQFGPTITKGMATASGGAVSDTAPRRAGGSATRPGPHPSIT from the coding sequence GGCGCAGAGTCCGACCCGGCCAGGAAGGGGAAAGCGCCCACACCGACGTGCCAGCCTGTCCAGCGGCACGACGAGGGCGAGTGGGGCGACGGGGCCAACTGGAGCGAACGCCTCCTGGACGAGACGTACGGCTCGGGCTACGTCCGCACCCTGGTCCTACGCCTGGAGCGAGCCGGCAAGGCTCCCGAATCCGTCGCGCCGCACGCGGCCGGCACCCTGCACCACGTGTACGTGATCACCGGCAAACTGCGCACCGGCCCGCTCACTGAACCGGTGGACCTGGCGGTCGGCGACTTCGTCCGCTTTCCCGGCGACGTCCCGCACCGCCACGTCTGCCTCAGCGAACGGGTCGTGGCCCATGTCGTGACCACCCTCCCCCAGGTTCGCCAGTTCGGGCCGACCATCACCAAAGGAATGGCGACAGCGTCCGGAGGTGCCGTGTCCGACACGGCACCTCGTCGGGCGGGGGGCTCGGCGACGCGCCCTGGCCCTCACCCGTCCATCACGTGA